The Paenibacillus sp. FSL W8-0426 region AGCCTTATAGCGTTTTCCTGATCGGGTTGGGGATCGGACTGACTCGGTTAACCTTCGGCATTAACGAGGCCACGCTGGCCGGATTGATCAACTTGACTATACTTGGCGCAGTGTGCGCAGGATTGAATGTCTGGATGAGGCGAACGGACTATAGGCTGATTATCAAGGCCGTGCTTGTGATCCTGATCGTAAATATGGTTAATAGCCTCAACATTGCCGCGTTTGGCGTCATCCCGGCAACGTACTTTTTCTCGCATATCATGCCTTACACGCTGCCGGCCGGGGTCGTGCTCAGCTTTGTATTTACGGTTATTCTGCGGGATTTTCAGAATGAACAGAATCGGATTGTGCTCATACAGAGCACCAATCGCCTATTATCCTTGCAAAAGGAAGAACTGCAGCGCGCTCAGGCGGTGCTGGAGGAGCGTGCGAGGCAGCTTGCGCTGGCTTCGCAGTACAAATCGGAATTTCTGGCCAACATGTCCCATGAGCTGCGGACGCCGCTGAACAGCGTCATTAATTTTGCGCAAATGATCAGTGAAAACACGGACACGATGGACAAGGAGGAGATCGTCCGATTTGCGGAGATGATCGACCAGTCCGGTCAGGAGCTGCTCGCGTTGATCAACGATATTTTGGATTTGTCCAAGGTGGAGGCAGGACGGCTGGATATCGTGCTTGAGCAGATTGGCGTCAAGCAGCTGGCCGAGGATGCGATGAGCCACTTTCTGTTGGTTGCGGAGAAGAAGGGCATTCAACTGCTGATGGAACAGGAACCGGGCGTCCCCGAGACGTTGTGGTCCGATCCGCAGCGCATCCAGCAGATTTTGCGCAACCTGGTGTCCAATGCGGTTAAATTCACGCATCAGG contains the following coding sequences:
- a CDS encoding ATP-binding protein, which encodes MEFSKMFVMNMGMLITFAYLASLFYKYVVIRTSPKFKQMISVFLLILAGWISMVFGFQLNDEVIFDLRFVPLIVAVLTYRQPYSVFLIGLGIGLTRLTFGINEATLAGLINLTILGAVCAGLNVWMRRTDYRLIIKAVLVILIVNMVNSLNIAAFGVIPATYFFSHIMPYTLPAGVVLSFVFTVILRDFQNEQNRIVLIQSTNRLLSLQKEELQRAQAVLEERARQLALASQYKSEFLANMSHELRTPLNSVINFAQMISENTDTMDKEEIVRFAEMIDQSGQELLALINDILDLSKVEAGRLDIVLEQIGVKQLAEDAMSHFLLVAEKKGIQLLMEQEPGVPETLWSDPQRIQQILRNLVSNAVKFTHQGTVKLTISSEACSEGFSGRWIVFSIKDTGIGIPKERHQSIFEAFQQADGSISRKFGGTGLGLSISRDLAGLLGGFIQLESAEGEGSTFRLYLPLTCEKMN